The Agrobacterium vitis genome has a segment encoding these proteins:
- the cobM gene encoding precorrin-4 C(11)-methyltransferase, translated as MTVYFIGAGPGAPDLITVRGLRLIERCPVCLYAGSLVPEEIVKAAPADALVKDTAPMHLDEIIQEIQAAHARGQDVARVHSGDPAIYGAIAEQMRRLDALDIPYDVVPGVPAFAAAAARLKTELTLPEVAQTVIITRTEMKASSMPEFETLDILGKSRATLAIHLSIRNLGHIRETLTPYYGEDCPVVIAYRATWPDELFIRTTLKDMAEEVRKAKITRTALVMVGKVFGDVAFRDSDLYNSGFSHVLRNVGKKGVSKKNQAV; from the coding sequence ATGACGGTTTATTTCATTGGTGCCGGTCCCGGCGCGCCAGATCTGATCACCGTGCGGGGCTTAAGGCTGATTGAGCGCTGCCCGGTCTGCCTCTATGCCGGATCGCTGGTGCCGGAGGAAATCGTCAAGGCCGCGCCTGCTGATGCGCTGGTCAAGGACACAGCGCCCATGCATCTGGACGAGATCATCCAGGAAATCCAGGCGGCCCATGCACGAGGCCAGGATGTGGCGCGGGTGCATTCCGGCGATCCTGCCATCTATGGGGCGATTGCCGAACAGATGCGCAGGCTGGACGCGCTGGATATTCCCTATGACGTGGTGCCGGGCGTACCCGCCTTTGCGGCGGCTGCCGCAAGGCTGAAGACCGAACTGACCCTGCCGGAAGTGGCCCAGACGGTCATCATTACCCGCACCGAGATGAAGGCGTCGTCGATGCCGGAATTCGAGACGCTTGATATCCTCGGCAAATCCCGCGCCACGCTGGCCATTCATCTGTCGATCCGCAATCTCGGTCATATCCGCGAGACACTGACCCCTTATTATGGCGAGGATTGCCCGGTGGTGATCGCCTACCGCGCCACATGGCCGGACGAATTGTTCATCCGCACCACGTTGAAGGATATGGCGGAGGAGGTGCGCAAGGCGAAGATTACCCGAACGGCGCTGGTCATGGTCGGCAAAGTGTTCGGCGATGTCGCCTTCCGCGATAGCGATCTCTACAATTCCGGTTTTTCCCATGTGCTGCGCAATGTGGGCAAGAAGGGTGTATCCAAGAAAAACCAGGCCGTCTGA
- a CDS encoding cobalt-precorrin-5B (C(1))-methyltransferase, with translation MTEAAPPTETPNAAASRKPNGPLRKGWTTGACATAATKAALTALLTGEFPDPVSIRLPGGQEPAFALAYEQIAGGQASAGIIKDAGDDPDVTHGATVIAIVRRIAAGSGIRFVAGDGVGTVTRPGLPLAIGEPAINPVPRAMMVAEVEALAKQHGVAPDVEITVSIPGGQALAEKTWNPRLGIIGGLSVLGTTGIVNPFSCAAWIHSIHRGIDVARAMGLPHVLGATGSTSERAAQQLYGLPQEALLDMGDFAGGLLKYLRQHPVPRLTIAGGFAKLSKLAQGALDLHSARSQIDNSFMETLISDHPLSQDIKERIRSANTALEILDITRQNNLDMATPIAQRARQTALSVLRGADIAVDVIVTDRAGAILAIAS, from the coding sequence ATGACCGAAGCCGCGCCGCCAACCGAAACACCCAATGCCGCTGCTTCGCGCAAGCCGAATGGACCGCTGCGCAAGGGGTGGACCACAGGCGCCTGCGCGACAGCCGCGACCAAGGCAGCGCTGACGGCGCTTTTGACCGGTGAATTTCCCGATCCGGTGTCGATCCGCCTGCCGGGCGGCCAGGAACCAGCCTTTGCGCTCGCCTATGAACAGATCGCGGGTGGCCAAGCCTCGGCGGGAATCATCAAGGACGCGGGCGACGACCCTGATGTGACCCATGGCGCGACCGTGATCGCCATTGTGCGGCGTATCGCCGCCGGTTCTGGCATCCGCTTCGTGGCGGGCGACGGCGTCGGCACGGTGACTCGGCCCGGCCTGCCGCTGGCCATCGGTGAACCAGCCATCAACCCCGTCCCGCGCGCGATGATGGTGGCCGAGGTGGAGGCGCTGGCCAAACAGCATGGAGTGGCGCCCGATGTGGAAATCACCGTTTCCATTCCTGGCGGGCAGGCGCTGGCGGAAAAGACATGGAACCCGCGCCTGGGCATTATCGGCGGGCTTTCGGTGCTCGGCACCACCGGCATCGTCAATCCATTTTCCTGTGCCGCCTGGATTCACTCCATCCATCGCGGCATCGATGTCGCACGTGCCATGGGCCTTCCGCATGTGCTTGGCGCCACCGGCTCGACTTCCGAACGCGCCGCCCAGCAGCTTTATGGCCTGCCGCAGGAAGCGCTGCTGGACATGGGTGATTTTGCCGGCGGCCTGCTCAAATATCTGCGCCAGCATCCCGTGCCCCGGCTGACGATTGCGGGTGGATTTGCCAAGTTGAGCAAGCTGGCGCAAGGCGCACTGGATCTACATTCCGCCCGCAGCCAGATCGACAATTCCTTCATGGAAACATTGATCTCCGATCATCCTCTCTCGCAAGACATCAAGGAGAGGATCAGGTCTGCCAACACCGCACTGGAAATCCTCGACATCACCCGGCAAAACAATCTGGACATGGCGACCCCGATTGCGCAAAGGGCAAGACAGACAGCCCTGTCAGTCCTGCGCGGTGCCGATATCGCGGTCGATGTGATCGTCACCGACCGAGCGGGAGCGATCCTTGCCATCGCCTCCTGA
- a CDS encoding TSUP family transporter, protein MTDIALQALIFLFFAAFIAGFVDSIAGGGGLITIPAMLIAGIPPLETLGTNKLQGMFGSASATIAYGRKGHVNLKKQLPMAVMSVLGGAIGAVIATYVPGDVLKALMPFLLVAIAAYFAMKPNISDVDSHQRMTPFLFGLTLAPLIAIYDGVFGPGTGSFLMLAFVSLAGFGMLKATAHTKLLNFGSNVGAFLVFVFNGVVLWKIGIVMGIGQFLGAQTGSKLAMKSGAKIIKPLLIVTCIGLAIKLLLDPTNPVRVWMGI, encoded by the coding sequence ATGACCGACATTGCCCTCCAAGCCCTGATCTTCCTGTTTTTTGCCGCCTTCATCGCAGGTTTTGTCGATTCGATTGCCGGCGGCGGTGGTTTGATCACCATTCCCGCCATGCTGATTGCCGGTATTCCCCCACTGGAAACGCTGGGAACCAACAAATTGCAGGGCATGTTCGGCTCGGCCTCGGCCACCATCGCCTATGGCCGCAAGGGCCATGTCAACCTGAAGAAACAATTGCCGATGGCCGTCATGTCGGTGCTGGGCGGCGCGATTGGCGCTGTTATCGCAACCTATGTGCCGGGCGATGTGTTGAAAGCGCTGATGCCGTTTCTGCTGGTGGCGATTGCCGCCTATTTCGCCATGAAGCCGAATATTTCCGACGTCGATAGCCACCAGCGGATGACGCCTTTCTTGTTCGGCCTGACGCTTGCCCCGCTGATCGCCATTTATGACGGCGTTTTCGGCCCCGGCACCGGCTCCTTCCTGATGCTGGCCTTCGTTTCGCTCGCCGGTTTCGGCATGTTAAAAGCCACCGCCCACACAAAACTGCTGAATTTCGGCTCCAATGTCGGTGCCTTCCTGGTCTTCGTGTTCAATGGCGTGGTTTTGTGGAAAATCGGCATTGTCATGGGCATCGGTCAGTTCCTGGGCGCCCAGACCGGCTCGAAACTGGCAATGAAAAGCGGCGCCAAAATCATCAAGCCACTGCTGATCGTCACCTGCATCGGACTGGCGATAAAGCTGCTGCTGGACCCGACCAATCCGGTGCGGGTCTGGATGGGGATCTGA
- a CDS encoding cobalt-precorrin-6A reductase: MPSPPERILILGGTAEAAKLAAELVEQGEAFVITALAGRTEYPASLAGDVRIGGFGGVDGLVAYLRSEGITRVIDATHPFAQQISAHAVKACRKAKIPLTVHLRPQWLEQDGDRWIMVETLEAAAHTLPEGARVFLALGRQYIDIFARRTDCHFVIRMVDAPSTPLPFTHADIVVGKASADWESEKALLESHAITHLVTRNSGGEASYGKIIAARKLGLPVVMIARPVAC, from the coding sequence TTGCCATCGCCTCCTGAACGCATCCTCATTCTCGGCGGCACAGCAGAGGCGGCAAAGCTTGCCGCAGAGCTGGTGGAGCAAGGTGAGGCTTTCGTCATTACCGCGCTTGCCGGACGCACCGAATATCCGGCCAGTCTGGCTGGAGACGTCCGCATCGGTGGCTTCGGCGGTGTCGATGGGCTGGTGGCCTATCTGAGGAGTGAAGGCATTACCAGGGTGATCGACGCCACCCATCCGTTTGCCCAGCAGATATCCGCCCATGCCGTCAAAGCCTGCCGGAAAGCAAAGATCCCGCTGACCGTGCATCTGCGCCCGCAATGGCTGGAACAAGACGGGGACCGCTGGATCATGGTCGAAACGCTGGAAGCGGCGGCCCATACATTGCCGGAGGGAGCCAGGGTCTTCCTGGCGCTGGGGCGGCAATATATCGACATATTTGCGCGGCGAACGGATTGCCACTTTGTGATCCGCATGGTGGATGCGCCTTCAACGCCGCTGCCCTTTACCCATGCCGACATCGTTGTCGGCAAAGCGTCAGCGGATTGGGAATCAGAAAAAGCCCTGCTGGAAAGCCATGCCATCACCCATCTCGTGACCCGCAATTCAGGCGGCGAGGCAAGCTACGGCAAGATTATCGCGGCCCGAAAATTGGGATTGCCCGTGGTGATGATCGCCCGCCCGGTCGCGTGCTGA
- a CDS encoding sirohydrochlorin chelatase: MAEKLGIMVCGHGSRNQNAAREFAVIAEGLKARNPDLPVEYGYLEFCNPVISAGLDSLREKGVTRVLAVPGMLFAAGHAKNDIPSVLNTYQAQNPGMVINYGRELGIDLKMIRAAGDRIQAAVDEANAQLGVIDKHDTLLMVVGRGSSDPDANSNATKVMRMLWEGMGFGWGETCYSGVTFPLVEPGLTHAAKLGYKRIIVFPYFLFTGVLVKRIYSYTDEVAARHPDIQFVKASYLNDHPLVLDAFQDRVREILEGAAVMNCQMCKYREQVLGFEADIGQPQESHHHHVEGIGGGLEDCPCKGDCDASCRDQEFCLQHGLPWTPVHSHADPAPLQPAFDYGASTTLGGKYGHLLNASPDAGLEAVMNAPSSGKAHVHEHGPDCGCGHDHSHDHHGHEHHDHTHDHGDHSHGHNHHHDHGHSHTHAPYPHADHPLGPKSMKKT, translated from the coding sequence ATGGCAGAAAAACTCGGAATCATGGTCTGTGGACATGGCAGCCGCAACCAGAATGCGGCGCGCGAATTCGCTGTCATCGCTGAAGGGCTGAAGGCACGCAATCCCGACCTGCCGGTCGAGTATGGCTATCTGGAATTCTGCAATCCGGTGATCTCGGCAGGCCTCGACAGCTTGCGGGAAAAGGGCGTCACCCGCGTCTTAGCCGTGCCGGGCATGCTGTTTGCTGCGGGCCATGCCAAGAACGATATTCCCTCCGTGCTGAATACCTATCAGGCGCAGAACCCCGGCATGGTGATCAACTATGGGCGCGAGCTAGGTATTGACCTGAAGATGATCCGCGCTGCCGGTGATCGCATCCAGGCTGCCGTGGACGAGGCGAATGCGCAACTGGGTGTCATCGATAAGCATGACACGCTGCTGATGGTGGTCGGGCGCGGCTCTTCCGATCCCGATGCCAATTCCAACGCCACCAAGGTGATGCGGATGCTGTGGGAAGGCATGGGCTTTGGCTGGGGAGAAACCTGTTATTCCGGCGTGACCTTTCCGCTCGTGGAGCCGGGCCTGACCCATGCCGCCAAGCTGGGTTACAAACGCATTATCGTCTTCCCCTATTTCCTGTTTACCGGCGTGCTGGTGAAGCGGATCTACAGCTATACCGATGAGGTGGCAGCTCGCCATCCGGATATCCAGTTCGTCAAGGCCAGCTATCTCAACGATCATCCGCTGGTGCTGGATGCCTTTCAGGATCGGGTGCGCGAAATCCTTGAAGGGGCTGCGGTGATGAACTGCCAGATGTGCAAATATCGCGAGCAGGTTCTAGGCTTCGAGGCCGATATCGGCCAGCCGCAGGAAAGCCACCACCACCATGTCGAGGGCATTGGCGGCGGGCTGGAAGACTGTCCGTGCAAGGGCGATTGCGACGCCTCCTGCCGCGATCAAGAGTTCTGTCTTCAGCATGGCCTGCCTTGGACGCCGGTGCATAGCCATGCCGATCCGGCACCGCTGCAACCGGCTTTCGACTATGGCGCTTCGACAACGCTTGGCGGCAAATACGGGCATTTGCTGAATGCCAGCCCAGATGCGGGACTGGAAGCGGTGATGAATGCGCCGTCCAGCGGTAAGGCGCATGTCCACGAACACGGGCCGGATTGCGGCTGTGGTCATGACCATAGCCACGACCATCACGGACATGAGCACCATGACCACACACATGACCACGGGGATCACTCACACGGTCATAACCACCATCATGACCACGGGCATAGCCATACCCACGCGCCTTACCCCCATGCGGACCATCCGCTGGGTCCGAAATCCATGAAGAAGACCTGA
- the cobI gene encoding precorrin-2 C(20)-methyltransferase — MTGKLYGLGLGPGDPELLTLKAHRILTSVSVIAYPAPDTGPSFARQIAAPYLRADQLEVPMIVPMRVERYPAQEIYDAAVVTLSHHLDAGSDVAVLCEGDPFFYGSFMYLFERLAHRYPTEVVPGVSSMMAAAAAYGRPLAARNDVLTVLPGPLENDELRARIESASAVAIIKLGRHFPRIRALIDTMGLTANAGYVERVSLQNERLLPLGDVAEDVAPYFSMILIYKGAEGWALGAAPQTERL, encoded by the coding sequence ATGACAGGTAAGCTGTATGGCCTTGGTCTCGGCCCCGGCGATCCGGAACTGCTGACCCTGAAGGCGCATCGCATCCTGACCTCCGTTTCGGTGATTGCCTATCCGGCACCCGATACCGGTCCAAGCTTTGCCCGCCAGATTGCCGCGCCCTATCTGCGGGCCGACCAGCTGGAAGTGCCTATGATCGTGCCGATGCGGGTGGAGCGTTATCCGGCCCAGGAAATTTATGACGCTGCCGTTGTGACCCTGTCGCATCATCTGGATGCGGGTTCGGATGTGGCGGTGCTGTGCGAGGGCGATCCGTTTTTCTACGGCTCGTTCATGTATCTGTTCGAGCGGCTGGCGCATCGCTATCCGACCGAGGTCGTTCCCGGTGTCTCGTCGATGATGGCTGCCGCCGCTGCCTATGGCCGACCGCTGGCAGCGCGCAACGATGTGCTGACCGTGCTGCCAGGCCCGTTGGAGAATGATGAGTTGCGCGCCCGGATCGAAAGCGCCTCTGCCGTCGCCATCATCAAATTGGGGCGGCATTTCCCCCGCATCCGGGCGCTGATCGACACCATGGGCCTGACCGCCAATGCCGGTTATGTCGAGCGCGTGTCGCTACAAAATGAACGCCTTTTGCCGCTGGGTGATGTCGCAGAAGATGTTGCCCCGTATTTCTCGATGATCCTGATTTACAAGGGGGCTGAGGGCTGGGCGCTTGGCGCGGCTCCGCAAACGGAAAGACTTTGA
- a CDS encoding chemotaxis protein CheD, translating into MASRIDLPKGRVTISQGQFAVSDDPDSVMTTVLGSCVAACIRDPVLGLGGMNHFVLPGPVTKVMSKSEAARYGCQLMELLVDGLLARGANVWRLEAKIFGGASPGNSFYNVGARNFDFARQFLATNGIAVIEENVGGPYGCKLEYWPYSGKTNCVPLGGRMGVKPKVTTIRSPAQKV; encoded by the coding sequence GTGGCTTCACGAATCGATCTGCCCAAGGGTCGGGTGACCATTTCGCAGGGACAATTTGCCGTCAGCGACGATCCTGATTCGGTGATGACGACGGTGCTTGGCTCCTGCGTCGCGGCCTGTATTCGCGATCCCGTGCTGGGTCTCGGCGGTATGAATCATTTCGTCTTGCCGGGGCCGGTTACCAAGGTCATGAGCAAGAGCGAGGCGGCGCGATATGGCTGCCAGCTGATGGAGCTTCTTGTTGACGGGTTGCTGGCGCGTGGTGCAAATGTCTGGCGGCTGGAGGCAAAGATTTTTGGTGGCGCCAGTCCCGGAAACTCCTTCTATAATGTGGGGGCGCGCAATTTCGATTTCGCGCGGCAGTTTCTGGCAACGAACGGTATTGCGGTCATTGAGGAAAATGTCGGCGGCCCTTATGGCTGCAAGCTCGAATATTGGCCCTATTCGGGCAAGACCAATTGCGTGCCGCTTGGCGGACGTATGGGTGTGAAGCCCAAGGTTACGACAATTCGGTCGCCAGCTCAGAAGGTGTGA
- a CDS encoding precorrin-8X methylmutase yields the protein MQTPALDYIRQPAEIYRQSFEMIRREANLDRFPAVMQPLVIRLIHACGMIDLADDIVFSQGAFEAGAAALAAGAPILCDAEMVRHGIIRSLLPAENEVICLINDVRVRPLAAWAGNTRSAAQVNLWAGQLEGAVVAIGNAPTALFRLLELLDQGAPKPALILGLPVGFVGAAESKAELAANSRGVPFIAVQGRRGGSAMASAAVNALAGGLGAND from the coding sequence ATGCAAACCCCGGCACTCGACTATATCCGCCAACCTGCCGAGATCTACCGCCAGTCCTTCGAGATGATCCGGCGCGAGGCCAATCTCGACCGGTTTCCTGCTGTCATGCAGCCGCTGGTGATCCGCTTGATCCATGCCTGCGGCATGATTGATCTGGCTGATGACATCGTGTTTTCGCAAGGCGCGTTCGAGGCAGGTGCTGCGGCACTTGCCGCCGGTGCGCCCATTCTCTGCGATGCGGAAATGGTTCGGCACGGCATTATCCGCAGTCTTCTGCCAGCGGAAAATGAGGTGATCTGCCTGATCAATGATGTCAGGGTGCGGCCGCTGGCCGCCTGGGCAGGCAATACCCGCTCGGCGGCGCAGGTCAATCTTTGGGCTGGTCAGTTGGAAGGCGCTGTCGTGGCCATCGGCAATGCGCCGACGGCGCTGTTTCGCCTTCTGGAACTGCTGGATCAGGGGGCACCGAAACCGGCATTGATCCTCGGTCTGCCGGTCGGCTTTGTCGGGGCGGCCGAAAGCAAGGCGGAACTTGCCGCCAACAGCCGGGGTGTGCCGTTCATTGCCGTTCAAGGCCGGCGAGGCGGTTCTGCCATGGCATCGGCTGCGGTCAACGCGCTGGCGGGAGGACTTGGCGCCAATGACTGA
- the cbiE gene encoding precorrin-6y C5,15-methyltransferase (decarboxylating) subunit CbiE, whose product MTEASSDPWLTIIGIGDGGLASLTQQQLAHLSEAQVLVLGERLEHAVADAIPNVRRILTWGAGFRETLDQLLALRGTPVVVVATGDPMHFGIGATLRRYLAPEEMRVLPSPSAFSLAAARLGWPLQNVAQISLHGRPLSYLNRHVLPGARILALTSNAETVFEAADLLVRRGFGASMLHVLEHMGGALERILHVSAQDLLAQLPGIADFNTLAVDCAGAGVLLSPVPGLPDDAFRHDGQLTKREVRAATLAHLAPFPNALLWDVGAGCGSIAIEWLRTGMGTRAIAIEPKPERLAMMRDNAEVLGVPDLEIVEAEAPAGLLTLDPPDVIFIGGGITTEGLFEACWQALKPGGRLVANAVTLEGEAQLVALRGLHGGELSRISVARAAPVGRFCGWKSLMPVTTWSVSK is encoded by the coding sequence ATGACTGAGGCTTCCAGCGATCCGTGGCTGACTATTATCGGCATTGGTGATGGCGGTCTTGCCAGCCTGACACAGCAGCAGCTTGCCCATCTCAGCGAAGCCCAGGTGCTGGTGCTGGGCGAGCGGCTGGAACATGCGGTGGCCGATGCCATCCCCAATGTGCGGCGCATCCTCACCTGGGGTGCTGGTTTTCGGGAAACACTGGATCAGCTTCTGGCACTGCGCGGCACGCCGGTCGTGGTGGTGGCGACCGGCGATCCCATGCATTTCGGCATAGGTGCGACGCTGCGGCGCTATCTGGCGCCAGAGGAGATGCGGGTCCTGCCTAGCCCCTCGGCCTTTTCGCTGGCGGCTGCCCGGCTTGGCTGGCCGCTGCAAAACGTGGCGCAGATTTCCCTGCATGGCCGCCCGCTGTCCTACCTTAACCGGCATGTGCTGCCGGGTGCGCGCATCCTCGCCCTGACCTCGAATGCCGAAACGGTTTTTGAGGCTGCCGACCTGCTGGTGCGGCGCGGCTTTGGGGCCTCCATGCTGCATGTACTGGAACATATGGGCGGTGCGCTGGAGCGCATCCTGCATGTCAGCGCGCAAGATCTGCTGGCGCAGCTGCCGGGAATTGCGGATTTCAACACGCTTGCCGTCGATTGCGCCGGTGCCGGAGTGCTGCTGTCGCCGGTGCCGGGCCTGCCCGACGATGCCTTCCGCCACGATGGACAATTGACCAAACGTGAGGTGAGGGCGGCAACACTTGCGCATCTGGCACCGTTTCCCAATGCTTTGCTCTGGGATGTCGGTGCCGGTTGCGGCTCCATTGCCATTGAGTGGCTGCGGACTGGAATGGGCACCCGCGCTATCGCAATCGAGCCGAAGCCGGAGCGGCTGGCGATGATGCGCGACAATGCCGAGGTGCTTGGCGTGCCGGATCTGGAGATTGTCGAGGCCGAAGCCCCGGCGGGGCTGCTGACGCTTGATCCGCCGGATGTGATTTTCATCGGCGGCGGCATCACCACCGAAGGTCTGTTTGAGGCCTGCTGGCAGGCATTGAAGCCCGGCGGGCGGCTGGTCGCCAATGCTGTGACGCTGGAAGGCGAGGCGCAGCTTGTGGCTTTGCGCGGCCTGCATGGTGGTGAGCTGAGCCGGATTTCCGTGGCGCGCGCAGCACCTGTCGGTCGGTTCTGCGGCTGGAAATCACTGATGCCGGTGACAACATGGAGTGTTTCCAAATGA
- a CDS encoding nucleoside hydrolase, protein MHKVIFDTDPGVDDAMALLFLHHHADIDLLGITTVFGNATIETTTRNALYLKQEWNIDAPVAKGAGETFIPHRVTHEPPKFIHGDDGLGNIGVPDAVDIPLDPRPAHRFIVETIRANPGEVRIVAVGRMTNLANALKEDPEIVSLVKDVVIMGGAFDVNGNVTPAAEANIHGDPEAADIVFTAGWPVVVVGLDVTTKTVMTRQALSDIRDAAGMRAQLLFDLSQFYIKFYESRVPDGMVVHDSCACAYVVAPELFTTRSGSIRVVCGGIADGQTIQKPDSMGFGPSDWDDLPSQTICTDIEAGAVLKLIHDTIVSVQEA, encoded by the coding sequence ATGCATAAGGTGATTTTCGATACGGACCCCGGCGTTGACGATGCCATGGCACTGCTGTTTCTGCATCACCATGCGGATATCGATCTGCTGGGCATTACTACGGTGTTCGGCAATGCCACCATTGAGACCACGACGCGCAATGCTCTCTATCTGAAGCAGGAATGGAATATCGACGCGCCGGTTGCCAAGGGTGCTGGCGAAACCTTCATTCCGCATCGCGTTACCCATGAGCCGCCGAAATTCATTCATGGCGATGATGGACTTGGCAATATCGGTGTGCCGGATGCCGTGGATATTCCGCTCGATCCGCGCCCGGCGCATCGCTTCATCGTCGAGACCATCCGCGCCAATCCGGGCGAAGTGCGGATCGTTGCGGTTGGCAGAATGACCAACCTTGCCAATGCTTTGAAGGAAGATCCTGAGATCGTTTCTCTGGTCAAGGACGTGGTCATCATGGGCGGTGCCTTCGATGTCAATGGCAATGTGACGCCCGCCGCCGAGGCCAATATCCACGGCGACCCGGAAGCGGCCGATATTGTCTTCACCGCCGGCTGGCCGGTGGTTGTGGTTGGTTTGGATGTCACGACGAAAACCGTGATGACCCGCCAGGCGCTGTCCGACATCCGCGATGCGGCAGGCATGCGGGCGCAATTGCTGTTCGACCTGTCGCAGTTCTACATCAAGTTCTACGAGAGCCGGGTGCCTGATGGCATGGTGGTGCATGACAGCTGCGCCTGCGCCTACGTTGTGGCACCGGAGCTATTCACCACCCGCAGCGGTTCGATCCGGGTGGTCTGCGGCGGTATTGCCGATGGCCAGACCATCCAGAAGCCTGACAGCATGGGCTTCGGCCCCAGCGATTGGGACGACCTGCCAAGCCAGACGATCTGCACCGATATCGAGGCCGGTGCCGTGCTGAAGCTGATCCACGACACGATCGTGTCAGTCCAGGAAGCGTGA
- the cobJ gene encoding precorrin-3B C(17)-methyltransferase, translating to MPTALALARRIADAVCGEVHAAASRVDGADQSFDDVKSHVRALFSAGRPIIAIMASGALIRLLAPLLADKQSEPPVLCVSEDGASVVPLLGGHHGANDMARAVAEALNAHAAITTAGDLRFGVALDAPPEGYALANPEQAKTVMAELVAGASVRLVGDTDWLAASRLAFHDEGKVTLTVTDQRRTAGPLELVYHPKTLVLGMGCERHASVEEAIALAQQALDISGLAAQSLGAVASIDVKADEAAIHAVAKHFGVAARFFSAERLEQERPRLQNPSEVVFAEVGCHGVAEGAALAVAGSDGVLVLPKIKSKGVTVALGRSAQPIKETSLGRARGTLFVVGIGPGSEGWRSPEVSRMVAASTDLVGYSLYLDLLGSLAEGKTRHDFDLGKEEARVVHAMELAGEGKTVALVCSGDAGIYAMATLVFELLDKGGISAGAQRIEVQVSPGISALQAAAARIGAPLGHDFCTISLSDLLTPWEHIQRRVKAAGEGDFVIAFYNPVSMKRRTQLAYARDQLLTYRPADTPVILATNLGRPGETVRVVPLAGLNVDDVDMLTVVIVGSSESRTVKTGDGKTWVYTPRGYSGKADTAMLKDA from the coding sequence ATGCCAACGGCGCTGGCCTTGGCGCGGCGTATTGCCGATGCCGTTTGCGGTGAGGTTCACGCCGCCGCATCCCGTGTGGACGGGGCCGATCAGAGCTTTGACGATGTGAAAAGCCATGTCCGGGCGTTGTTTTCTGCTGGCCGTCCGATCATCGCAATCATGGCATCGGGCGCGTTGATCCGGCTGCTGGCACCATTGCTTGCCGATAAGCAGTCCGAACCGCCGGTGCTGTGCGTCTCCGAGGATGGCGCTTCTGTCGTGCCACTGCTGGGCGGCCACCACGGCGCTAATGACATGGCGCGGGCGGTGGCTGAGGCTCTCAATGCCCATGCTGCGATTACCACGGCAGGCGATCTGCGGTTCGGTGTGGCTTTGGATGCGCCACCGGAGGGCTATGCGCTGGCCAACCCTGAACAGGCCAAGACGGTCATGGCCGAACTGGTGGCCGGGGCAAGCGTCCGCCTAGTTGGCGATACGGATTGGTTAGCGGCTTCGCGCCTTGCCTTTCACGACGAGGGCAAGGTGACCCTGACCGTCACCGATCAGCGCCGAACGGCGGGGCCGCTGGAATTGGTCTACCACCCGAAAACCCTGGTGCTGGGCATGGGCTGCGAGCGCCATGCCTCCGTTGAAGAGGCGATTGCGCTGGCGCAGCAGGCATTGGATATATCAGGTCTTGCCGCCCAAAGCCTTGGTGCTGTGGCCTCTATCGACGTCAAGGCCGATGAGGCGGCAATCCATGCGGTGGCCAAGCATTTCGGCGTAGCCGCCCGGTTCTTTTCCGCCGAGCGGCTGGAACAGGAACGGCCCCGGCTGCAAAACCCTTCGGAGGTGGTGTTTGCCGAGGTCGGCTGCCACGGCGTGGCGGAGGGCGCGGCGCTGGCGGTGGCCGGTTCGGATGGGGTGCTGGTTCTGCCCAAGATTAAATCGAAAGGTGTGACCGTTGCACTGGGCCGCAGCGCCCAGCCCATCAAGGAAACAAGCCTTGGCCGCGCCCGTGGGACATTGTTCGTCGTCGGCATCGGGCCGGGGTCGGAAGGCTGGCGCTCGCCGGAAGTCTCCCGCATGGTGGCGGCTTCAACCGATCTCGTTGGCTATTCGCTTTATCTCGACCTGCTGGGATCGCTTGCCGAGGGCAAGACCCGGCATGATTTCGACCTTGGCAAGGAAGAAGCTCGCGTGGTTCATGCGATGGAACTGGCGGGCGAGGGCAAGACGGTGGCGCTGGTCTGTTCCGGCGATGCCGGTATTTATGCCATGGCGACGTTGGTGTTCGAGCTGTTGGACAAGGGCGGAATTTCTGCGGGCGCGCAGCGGATCGAGGTGCAGGTTTCGCCGGGCATTTCCGCGCTTCAGGCTGCCGCCGCCCGGATTGGTGCGCCGCTCGGCCATGATTTCTGCACCATTTCGCTGTCGGACCTGTTGACACCCTGGGAGCATATCCAGCGCCGGGTGAAGGCGGCGGGCGAGGGCGATTTCGTCATCGCCTTCTACAATCCGGTGTCGATGAAGCGGCGTACGCAGCTGGCCTATGCCCGCGACCAGCTGCTGACCTATCGCCCGGCTGACACACCGGTCATTCTCGCCACCAATCTTGGACGCCCCGGCGAGACGGTGCGGGTCGTGCCACTGGCTGGCTTGAATGTCGATGATGTCGATATGCTGACGGTGGTCATCGTTGGTTCGTCGGAAAGCCGCACCGTCAAAACCGGTGACGGCAAGACCTGGGTTTACACGCCGCGCGGCTATTCCGGCAAGGCGGATACGGCAATGCTAAAGGACGCATGA